A stretch of Myxococcus hansupus DNA encodes these proteins:
- a CDS encoding DUF4920 domain-containing protein has product MNTLRTSLMLLVAVPLVALAGDTSSTKAGKAAEAGKAAEAADCHHPPPPQASAKAAEQTDWKLTRGEPIKKGAKTVKLADVLAKPQAHDGKTVLIEGQVRKACERKGCWMELAASGEDKAPGVRVTFKDYGFFVPLDSAGSQARVEGVVKVAELTESRAQHYESEGAIVPRGTDGKPREVQLVATGVELRR; this is encoded by the coding sequence ATGAACACGCTCCGCACGTCCCTGATGCTGCTGGTCGCCGTTCCCCTGGTCGCCCTCGCGGGTGACACGTCCTCCACCAAGGCGGGCAAGGCCGCCGAGGCAGGCAAGGCCGCCGAGGCCGCGGATTGCCACCACCCGCCCCCGCCGCAGGCGTCCGCCAAGGCCGCCGAACAGACGGACTGGAAGCTCACCCGCGGCGAGCCCATCAAGAAGGGCGCCAAGACGGTGAAGCTCGCGGACGTGCTGGCCAAGCCCCAGGCCCACGATGGCAAGACGGTCTTGATTGAGGGCCAGGTCCGCAAGGCCTGTGAGCGCAAGGGCTGCTGGATGGAGCTGGCGGCGTCGGGCGAGGACAAGGCCCCCGGCGTGCGCGTGACGTTCAAGGACTACGGCTTCTTCGTCCCGCTCGACTCCGCGGGCTCGCAGGCGCGCGTGGAGGGTGTGGTGAAGGTGGCCGAGCTGACCGAGAGCCGCGCCCAGCACTACGAGTCCGAAGGCGCCATCGTTCCCCGCGGCACCGACGGCAAGCCGCGCGAAGTGCAGTTGGTGGCCACGGGCGTCGAACTGCGCCGCTGA
- the plsY gene encoding glycerol-3-phosphate 1-O-acyltransferase PlsY produces the protein MTSALVLLGYLSGSIPFGVLLTRWLRGVDVRKGGSGNIGATNVTRVAGKKLGAVVLLLDALKGALPVLLAVRWLPDAPVVHVSVGLAAVLGHIYPVWLKLQGGKGVATALGVLLVLVPQAALAGAVAFITVFALWRVSSLGSLAAGATAVGTSALTAQAVEYAGLSALLFALMLWTHRSNIGRIARRTERRF, from the coding sequence GTGACCTCCGCGCTCGTCCTGCTGGGCTACCTCTCCGGCTCCATTCCCTTCGGTGTGTTGCTGACGCGGTGGCTGCGCGGCGTGGACGTGCGCAAGGGCGGCAGCGGCAACATCGGCGCGACCAACGTCACGCGCGTGGCGGGCAAGAAGCTGGGCGCGGTGGTCCTGCTGCTGGACGCCCTGAAGGGCGCGCTGCCGGTGCTCCTGGCGGTGCGATGGCTGCCAGACGCGCCCGTGGTGCACGTGTCGGTGGGACTGGCCGCGGTGCTGGGACACATCTACCCGGTGTGGCTGAAGCTCCAGGGTGGCAAGGGCGTGGCCACGGCGTTGGGCGTGCTGCTGGTGCTGGTGCCCCAGGCGGCGCTCGCGGGCGCGGTGGCGTTCATCACCGTGTTCGCGCTGTGGCGAGTGAGCTCCCTGGGCTCGCTGGCGGCGGGCGCGACGGCGGTGGGCACGTCGGCGCTCACCGCCCAGGCCGTGGAGTACGCCGGCCTCTCAGCCCTCCTCTTCGCCCTCATGCTGTGGACGCACCGGAGCAACATTGGCCGAATCGCGCGGCGCACCGAGCGGCGCTTCTGA
- a CDS encoding antibiotic biosynthesis monooxygenase family protein has translation MLVAISRFRPAPEEADRLVARFQERTRAVDGYPGFLSLEVLRSFERPPELMLVTRWRDKASMRAYFQSEDFQRAREASAQQEDATFSFYEVVGT, from the coding sequence ATGCTTGTCGCCATCTCCCGCTTCCGCCCCGCCCCCGAAGAAGCCGACCGCCTGGTCGCCCGCTTCCAGGAGCGCACCCGGGCGGTGGACGGGTACCCCGGCTTCCTGAGCCTGGAGGTGCTGCGCTCCTTCGAGCGCCCGCCCGAGCTGATGCTGGTGACGCGCTGGCGGGACAAGGCGTCGATGCGGGCCTACTTCCAGTCGGAGGACTTCCAGCGGGCTCGGGAGGCCAGCGCCCAGCAGGAGGACGCCACCTTCAGCTTCTACGAGGTGGTGGGCACATGA
- a CDS encoding DUF2752 domain-containing protein, whose amino-acid sequence MKVVIPPRNRRFSTIDAMGLAGIVGLLVARYIPVARIIPFWGCVLREQTGWPCLGCGLTRVADRVSHLNFVGAWEANPLGTIAAVLFALAGVVMVLHMVFGMPIPQVELSPREWSALGVVTPIILLVNYAYVVVKTRFPHLLL is encoded by the coding sequence TTGAAGGTCGTCATCCCCCCCCGCAACCGTCGTTTCAGCACCATCGACGCGATGGGGCTCGCCGGCATCGTGGGGCTGCTCGTGGCCCGCTACATCCCGGTGGCCCGCATCATCCCCTTCTGGGGCTGTGTGCTCCGGGAGCAGACAGGCTGGCCCTGCCTCGGCTGTGGACTGACGCGCGTGGCCGACCGGGTGTCGCACCTCAACTTCGTGGGGGCCTGGGAGGCCAACCCCCTGGGGACCATCGCCGCCGTCCTGTTCGCCCTGGCGGGGGTGGTCATGGTGCTCCACATGGTGTTCGGGATGCCCATCCCCCAGGTGGAGCTCTCGCCCCGTGAGTGGAGCGCCCTGGGTGTGGTGACGCCCATCATCCTCCTGGTCAATTACGCCTACGTGGTGGTGAAGACGCGCTTCCCCCACCTGCTGCTGTAG
- a CDS encoding THUMP domain-containing class I SAM-dependent RNA methyltransferase, with translation MAERIALFATAARGTEDLLADELKELGARRIRQDRGGVRFMATLDEALMVALWSRIAMRVLYPLGAFEAHGAEGLYEAAASIPWEEHLTPEHTFAVDATLKDSEHSHSGFVALKVKDAIVDRLRDTQKARPDVNTRDPDVRVVAHLSRETLSLSLDLCGEPLHRRGYRVRPTPAPLKETLAAAVLRAANYTGTEGLVDPMCGSGTLLIEAGLIARRRAPGLNRDFAVERWPEMGARARELLADMRADARRNERKVEVPLLGFDKDPEALEAADRNVRAARLSEEIQLAEGDATRLPPLPDSGGLIVTNPPYGDRLGTGGQKGMKSFYFKLGESLRVPGWRVWVICGNPAFESAFHARPSAKKDLWNGPIACALLGYRPPDGGNARGDVGDGSEAPLGAPRDSANVAPVRPQHEGEEEG, from the coding sequence ATGGCTGAACGCATCGCCCTTTTCGCCACCGCCGCCCGCGGCACCGAGGACCTCCTGGCCGACGAGCTGAAGGAGCTCGGCGCCCGCCGCATCCGCCAGGACCGCGGCGGCGTGCGCTTCATGGCCACGCTCGACGAAGCGCTCATGGTGGCGCTCTGGTCCCGCATCGCCATGCGCGTGCTCTATCCGCTGGGCGCCTTCGAGGCCCATGGCGCGGAGGGCCTGTACGAAGCCGCCGCCAGCATCCCCTGGGAGGAGCACCTCACCCCCGAGCACACCTTCGCGGTGGATGCGACGCTGAAGGACAGCGAGCACAGCCACTCCGGCTTCGTGGCCCTCAAGGTGAAGGACGCCATTGTCGACCGGTTGCGCGACACCCAGAAGGCCCGGCCGGACGTGAACACCCGCGACCCGGACGTCCGCGTGGTGGCTCACCTCTCCAGGGAGACGCTGTCTTTGTCCCTGGACCTGTGCGGCGAGCCGCTGCACCGGCGCGGCTACCGCGTGCGCCCCACACCCGCGCCGCTCAAGGAGACGCTCGCGGCGGCGGTGCTGCGCGCCGCGAACTACACGGGCACGGAGGGCCTGGTGGACCCGATGTGCGGCTCCGGCACACTGCTCATCGAAGCGGGGCTCATCGCCCGGCGGCGCGCGCCCGGACTGAACCGGGACTTCGCGGTGGAGCGCTGGCCGGAGATGGGCGCTCGGGCCCGGGAGCTGCTCGCGGACATGCGCGCGGACGCCCGCCGCAATGAGCGCAAGGTGGAAGTCCCCCTGCTCGGCTTCGACAAGGACCCGGAGGCGCTGGAGGCCGCGGACCGCAACGTGCGGGCCGCGCGGCTGTCGGAGGAAATCCAGCTCGCCGAAGGGGATGCGACCCGGCTCCCGCCGCTGCCGGACTCCGGCGGACTCATCGTCACCAACCCGCCCTACGGCGACCGGCTGGGCACGGGCGGCCAGAAGGGCATGAAGAGCTTCTACTTCAAGCTCGGCGAGTCGCTGCGCGTGCCGGGCTGGCGCGTGTGGGTGATTTGCGGCAACCCCGCCTTCGAGAGCGCCTTCCACGCGCGCCCGTCCGCGAAGAAGGACCTCTGGAACGGCCCCATCGCCTGCGCGCTGCTGGGCTACCGCCCGCCCGACGGGGGCAACGCGCGGGGAGACGTTGGAGACGGCTCAGAAGCGCCGCTCGGTGCGCCGCGCGATTCGGCCAATGTTGCTCCGGTGCGTCCACAGCATGAGGGCGAAGAGGAGGGCTGA
- a CDS encoding radical SAM protein: MEGRYSLIERVRSLLADEVGTLHKAAPYRVALCYPSPYHVGMSSLGYQAIYREIHTHPGATAERVFLPDDVEAFQRTRTPLFTWESQADVADFDMLAFSVAYELELSGLFSMLEMAKLPLLAEERRDGRYPLVVGGGPLTFSNPDPLEPFVDVLVQGEAEDLIHILIDAAASMEREALLAHLARIPGFRVPGRGGARYHVAKATDSRLPARSQIVTPHTELRSMFLIEPERGCSRGCHYCVMRRTTNGGMRTVPPERILSLIPDHARRVGLVGAAVTDHPRIVELLRTIVESGREVGVSSLRADRLTQELVDQLRRGGATNLTVAADGPSQRLRDMVDRKHSEEQIVRAATFARTAGMKQLKVYNVVGLPTEEDADIDELIRFTAELSRILPVALGVAPFVAKRNTPLDGAPFTGIREVEGRLERLRKGLRGRAEVRPTSARWAWVEYMLAQCGPEAGLAAMDAWKAGGSFAAWKRAFAARECEPYLARRVEDGRRNPVLWPTVPRVAPPASAA; encoded by the coding sequence ATGGAGGGCCGTTACTCACTCATCGAGCGCGTTCGCAGCTTGCTGGCGGACGAAGTGGGCACGCTGCACAAGGCGGCGCCCTACCGGGTGGCGCTCTGCTACCCGAGCCCCTATCACGTGGGCATGAGCTCGCTTGGCTACCAGGCCATCTACCGCGAGATTCATACGCACCCTGGCGCCACCGCGGAGCGGGTCTTCCTCCCGGACGATGTCGAGGCCTTCCAGCGCACGCGCACGCCGCTCTTCACGTGGGAGTCCCAGGCGGATGTCGCGGACTTCGACATGCTGGCCTTCTCGGTCGCCTATGAGTTGGAGCTGAGCGGCCTGTTCTCCATGCTGGAGATGGCGAAGCTGCCCCTGCTGGCGGAGGAGCGCCGGGATGGCCGCTATCCGCTCGTGGTGGGCGGTGGCCCGCTGACCTTCTCCAATCCTGATCCGCTCGAGCCCTTCGTGGACGTGCTCGTCCAGGGGGAAGCGGAAGACCTCATTCACATCCTCATCGATGCGGCGGCTTCGATGGAGCGCGAGGCCCTGCTGGCGCACCTGGCGCGCATCCCTGGCTTCCGAGTCCCGGGGCGGGGTGGGGCGCGTTATCACGTGGCCAAGGCGACGGATTCCCGGCTGCCGGCTCGCTCGCAAATCGTCACGCCCCACACGGAGCTGCGCTCGATGTTCCTCATCGAGCCGGAGCGGGGCTGCTCTCGTGGCTGCCACTACTGCGTCATGCGCCGCACCACGAATGGCGGCATGCGCACGGTGCCTCCCGAGCGAATCTTGTCACTGATTCCCGACCATGCTCGCCGGGTGGGGCTGGTGGGCGCGGCCGTGACGGACCATCCGCGCATCGTCGAGTTGCTGCGGACGATTGTCGAATCCGGGCGGGAAGTGGGCGTGTCCTCGCTGCGCGCGGATCGGCTGACCCAGGAGTTGGTGGATCAGCTCCGGCGCGGAGGCGCCACCAACCTCACGGTGGCGGCCGACGGGCCTTCGCAGCGGCTTCGGGACATGGTGGACCGGAAGCACTCGGAGGAGCAGATTGTCCGGGCCGCGACCTTCGCTCGTACGGCGGGGATGAAGCAGCTCAAGGTCTACAACGTCGTGGGCTTGCCGACGGAAGAGGACGCGGACATCGACGAGTTGATCCGCTTCACCGCCGAGCTGTCGCGCATCCTGCCGGTGGCGCTGGGGGTGGCGCCCTTCGTGGCCAAGCGGAACACGCCGCTGGATGGCGCGCCCTTCACGGGCATTCGCGAGGTGGAGGGGCGGCTGGAGCGGCTGCGCAAGGGGCTCCGGGGCCGGGCCGAGGTGCGGCCCACGTCCGCGCGCTGGGCCTGGGTGGAGTACATGCTGGCCCAGTGCGGTCCGGAGGCGGGGCTGGCGGCCATGGATGCCTGGAAGGCGGGTGGCAGCTTCGCCGCGTGGAAGCGCGCCTTCGCGGCCCGGGAGTGTGAGCCATACCTGGCGCGCCGGGTGGAGGATGGGCGGCGCAACCCCGTGTTGTGGCCCACCGTGCCCCGCGTAGCACCTCCGGCGTCCGCCGCCTGA